The Manihot esculenta cultivar AM560-2 chromosome 1, M.esculenta_v8, whole genome shotgun sequence genome has a window encoding:
- the LOC110624012 gene encoding golgin subfamily A member 6-like protein 2, with amino-acid sequence MDKIKPPKNFTLSRESMKAALGAFRAGRFMSKATQDVAQVISSRSAGRSAHPAPASSRAPKLSSRGVRTSKPSSRSSSSSLPRSSQATGSQQAATTRTKVAPKITDRPAEDPGHVRAGAASSFGDAPEERFEVSLAGGRAPEGEVEIGPAGENVQEAAIEAAPVDKGISVEGAESEPVMGLFMDVDARDRSLRDTVDHRIEEARHKENLSATSDARGHLATAQEHLKTLKGELSYTVEALKRADEKAVEAETRRDKALEQLSSLREVWRERDEAVGQRNEVWHQYQALKADFEGAQGRYDTVMAQRDEALARIVVLEQELSKHADTLKDLTLVAEESKLQNQQLYQEVKEYRGSAELRADIDQACQRRLLEYKGSSELKAEIEQACEDRLQLYQDSSKLKAKIEEACEARLAEFKASDELKNEIWHRGFRMFASGFNRGLKEARDDPSTPLARLQAPEVDSDGEEVCYGEDDNPLPKGASHTATGPFEEDAELEEGEEKETAEPEESDARLQGEDAKSSGEDAGPQGGEIVPFMGVGGSGQESTGLPKDSSVDNINDDIINNVSPLRTIFPPVVIDD; translated from the exons ATGGACAAAATCAAGCCTCCCAAGAATTTCACCCTATCTCGGGAGAGCATGAAGGCTGCCTTGGGCGCCTTCCGAGCTGGGCGGTTTATGTCTAAAGCCACTCAGGATGTGGCCCAGGTCATCTCCTCTAGGTCGGCCGGCCGATCTGCTCACCCAGCTCCAGCTTCTTCTCGAGCTCCTAAGCTGAGCTCCCGGGGTGTCCGGACCTCCAAGCCCTCCAGCCGCAGCAGTTCTAGCTCCCTTCCTCGATCTTCTCAGGCCACTGGGTCCCAACAGGCCGCCACTACGAGGACGAAAGTTGCACCAAAGATTACTGACAGGCCAGCTGAGGATCCTGGGCACGTGAGGGCGGGTGCTGCCTCGTCTTTTGGGGATGCCCCTGAGGAGAGGTTTGAGGTTTCTCTAGCTGGTGGTAGGGCTCCCGAAGGTGAAGTGGAGATCGGCCCAGCAGGTGAAAATGTCCAGGAAGCTGCCATCGAAGCTGCCCCTGTTGATAAGGGCATTTCTGTGGAGGGGGCTGAGTCTGAGCCA gtgatgggcctctttatggatgTGGACGCCCGTGACCGATCTCTTCGGGACACTGTGGATCATCGGATTGAGGAGGCGCGCCATAAGGAGAACCTTTCCGCGACTAGTGATGCCCGAGGTCATCTTGCCACAGCCCAAGAGCACTTAAAGACTCTAAAAGGGGAACTTTCCTACACCGTGGAGGCTCTCAAGAGGGCTGATGAGAAGGCGGTCGAAGCGGAAACTCGTCGCGACAAGGCCTTAGAACAGCTGTCCTCCCTGAGGGAGGTTTGgcgggagagggatgaggctgtgGGCCAGAGGAATGAGGTCTGGCATCAGTACCAGGCCTTGAAAGCAGATTTTGAGGGAGCTCAGGGTCGTTATGACACAGTAATGGCTCAAAGGGATGAGGCCTTAGCTCGGATAGTGGTtctcgagcaggagctgagcaagcACGCTGATACCTTGAAAGACTTGACTTTGGTAGCAGAGGAGTCAAAACTTCAGAATCAACAACTCTACCAAGAGGTCAAG GAATATAGGGGGTCTGCTGAACTGAGAGCAGATATTGATCAGGCTTGTCAAAGGCGCTTATTAGAGTATAAAGGCTCCTCGGAGCTGAAAGCAGAAAtagagcaggcctgtgaagatcGTCTTCAGCTTTATCAAGATTCCTCTAAGTTGAAGGCAAAGATAGAAGAGGCCTGTGAGGCGCGGCTTGCGGAGTTCAAAGCTTCTGACGAGCTAAAAAATGAGATATGGCACAGGGGATTCCGCATGTTTGCCTCCGGGTTCAATAGGGGCTTGAAGGAAGCCAGGGATGACCCCTCCACCCCATTAGCACGGCTCCAAGCCCCTGAAGTGGACTCTGATGGTGAGGAGGTGTGTtatggggaggatgataacCCTCTGCCCAAAGGAGCTTCTCATACTGCCACTGGGCCCTTTGAGGAGGACGCTGAGCTTGAGGAGGGAGAGGAGAAGGAAACTGCCGAGCCTGAAGAGAGCGATGCCAGGCTCCAAGGAGAAGATGCCAAGTCCTCTGGGGAAGATGCTGGACCCCAAGGAGGGGAGATAGTCCCCTTTATGGGTGTTGGGGGGTCAGGACAAGAGAGTACTGGGCTCCCCAAGGATAGCAGTGTAGATAATATAAATgatgatataataaataatgtgAGTCCTCTACGGACAATCTTTCCTCCCGTAGTCATAGATGATTAA